The sequence cagatatACCTCTAAAAATAGCTAGATATACTTGGTTTAATGGTCAATCTAACCCTGTTATGAGCAGGCTTGGTAGATTCCTCATTTCACCTTCTTTTGGGACCAAATTTCCTTATGTTTCACATCTAGATAACCCTAGCTACTTCAGATCATAACCCCATCCCTTAATAGAATCAAGACATCTCTGACCCTTCATGAGGACCTATCCCTTTTAGGTTTGAAATTATGTGGTTCATGGAGAATGGTTTCATTGAATTGTTGGAAGAGTGGTCGTCATCTTTCTATTTTACAGATAGTCACAGTACAATTTTATGGTGCAAGTTGAAGGCTCTTTAAGAAAATATCAAAGAATGAAACAAACAGGTTTTTGGTAATACTTCTACTAGATTGAATAACATTTTATCTGAGATTGTATCTCTTGATATTTTGGCCGAGGATACATTGTTAACTGAAGCACAACAAAAACAGAAACAAGTATTCAAAACTGAGTTTGACAAAGTTACACATATGGAGGAAATCTCTTGGAGGATTAAATACAATTCTAAATAGCTAAGAGAAGGTGATAGCAACACTTAATTCTTCATTAACCAAGCAACTTCTAGAATACAATCAGACAACTATATATACTAATGGTGCTCTTGTTTTTGACAAAGCTAAACTTAAATAACACTTTGTAAGTttctataaaaatatttttaaagagGAATAAATCATAAGACTTGTCCTAGAAGGTACTGAATTTGATAGTATTAACTACAGTGGATTTCGTATTCTTGATTTTTGAATCTGTGGTGTTGCATGCCATAAATGATTTAGCACAAGACCAGACACCTGGGTATGATGGATTTTCTATAATGTTCTTTAAGAGAAGCAGGATTTTCATAAAGTTTGACATAATGGGTACCTTCTTTGAATTTTGTGATAAAGGTTGTATTGATGTAAAATATAACCCACATTCATAACTTTAGTTCCCAAAAAAGATAATGTAGAATCCATTAAAGATTGCAAACCTATTTACTTACAAGTGTTTACAAAATACTTGTAAAAATGTTAACATCCAGATTTAAGTTAGTTATGTCAAAGCTTACCTTTCCAGTACATTATTGCTAATGAATTGGTAGATTCAAGATTAAAATTTGAAAAGCATGGTGTTATTTGTAAGATTGAGAGATTGAAAAGCTTTTGATGGGATATATATTCTGCATAAAATGAGCTTTAATAGTAAGTGGTCCAGGTAgatgatatttttattattagaCAACTTCTTTATTATTCCTTATAAATGGTTCGACATTTGGTTATTTCAATAGTTCTGCGGGTGTCAGGCAGGTTTGTCCTATTTCTCCTTTACTTTTCAACATTGTAATTGAAGTATTTTCTAGATATGTTGACAGAGCTGCAAATTCTCATCCCTTTAATGAGTTTTCTGTTGGAAAATTAGGCATAAATAGgaggattaaaaaaaaaacactgacAGAAATTGTTTACTTTGCTCTAAAAAGAATTGTTGTACTTCCGGCTTCAAGGCTCGATTGAGATTCTTTTAGATAAACATTTTGGCCCTCCAAATAAATTGGTGATTACAAATGGGTATATGAAATATTACCGCcaggatacaatgaagccctaTGGATTCAATGTTTGTACcccttgatccaaccaagaacacacaataACAAGGTACTGATGATGCTTAGaagagagaaaacaaaaaactTATGTTCTTCATACTTGAATGAGAATCAATCATCAGTATTTATAGGGGACTCATGCCTACTGGAGATGCCTCTTCATTTCTAATAGATATCAATAGTGTCTAATGAGAATGAATATGTCTTATGTGAACCAGCCTTTGGAGATGCTTATTCATCTCAAAAAAACATCCATTACGTCTATTAGGCATATGACGCTCCCCGATCGTAGCGGCAAACCAAAAACGaaaatcattttattttctatgaaATTGAAAAATATCCAACATTTTCAATGGATGAGAATAGTTTAGTTGTGAATCAACCACATTATGCTGATGATACAATCTTTTTTGTGGACAACAAGAAAGAAAAACTCATTAACTTGTTTTCCATCCTTAATACGTTCCATCTTTAAATGCTTTGAGTACATTGCAGGTCTTAAAGTGAATACTTCAAAAACAAGACTTATTGTTATAGGCAATAATATTCTAGACATCAATACATAGGCTGCAGAGTTAGGTTGTGGAACTGACACTCTACCTTTCATGTATCTTGGTATGCCTCTCAGATGAAAAATCTCTTCTAAGGCAATTTAGGACCTAATTCTGGAAAGATTTGATGCTAGGCTTTCTTTGTTGAATCAATGTTTTCTTTCAAAAGGAGGTAAAGTGGCTTTGCTGAAGTGCATTTTTACTTATCTACTTATGTATTATTTCTCACTTTTCAGAGCTCCTAGTTCCATTATATATACATtggaaaaaaagatgaaaaacttcttatgagaatataTTGATGGAAGTAATAGTTGCTcatatttgattaattaaattcAAGTTTGTGCCACCAAAGAAATGGGAGGTCTTGGTATCCTTAATCTTAAAGCTATGAATTAAGTTGTACTTTCTAAATGGTGTTAGAGGTTTGGTGTTAAAAAAAATCATCTGCGGTACAAGCTAATTGCATAAAAGCACGGTTGATCAGTTCACCACATGGTGTTTTTTGCTGGAAAACTATTGCTGAAACTAGCCATCATATTTCTTCAAACTCAACTCTCGGTTTACGTTTCGACACTTTGAAGTCTTTTTTGGCATGATACTTGGATTGGAAACAACTGTCTGACAAAATCTTTTAGTTTATTGTACAAGCTAGATAACCCGAAACCAGCAAATATTAATGAGCATATTGCAGATGAAGGCTCTTGGAAATTTGAATTCAAAATGGTTTTTATCAAATACTGAAACAAACATGTCAGTTGTTCTGTTCTTAATCATTGGTTCTTCTCCTACAATAAGAGACAATTTACAAGATACTAGTACAATACATTCCTCTAGTGTTTTTTCAATCAAATCTCTAGATTCTTCCCTGATTGCAAATATTGGTACAAGGGACTTCGCACACAAGTTCATCTTGAAGAAAGTAGTTCCTCCAAAAATAAATTTTCTCATCTGGTGTGCAGTCCATGGCCGTCTTAATTCTCAAGACATGCTCTGACACAAAGGAGTGGACATCTACAACTCTTGTATTCTTTGTGGTAACCATGCAGAGTCGCACGATCATATCATTCTTCACTATAAGCTAGCTTAAATTTTATGGTCTGGCATAACACCTAAGAATTAGGCTTGGGTCTTCATACAAACGATAATTGCTTTCGCACATTCTTAGTCTAATAATCATCTACCGAACTCTGGTAAAGTGTCTTGGAATCTTATCTCGGCTGCTCTCATTTGGGTCCTCTGGAGGGAACAAAATTGCCTCATATTTGAAGAGAAGTATAGTTTCTAAGACGAATTTGGACTTAAGTCTAGATGGCAGATCTTTGGTGCTAACTTGGCAGGTGTTTTAGAAAAGATGATTCATATCAACTTTACAAACTTTCTATATAATTGAGATTCTgtatttttggtttttcttttattttgtccACTTTTAGTAGACTCTTGTATATCCTTTCTTCTTGAATAATATTCTCTCTTCCAATAAAAGAAAAATGGTAATCGTTATATATTAACTATTGCCGATGATTATACCCATGTATTTGGGTTTTCTTGATGATATTTAAATTTGAAACATTAAAATATTCGTTTTGCTTCTTTAATCAACTTATTACCCAGTATAAGCATCGTTCTCATATTCATGAaatctgttttattttttgattcttttattAGTTCGTGACTTTCAAAAATTTTGATCGGGTGGTAATATATTCACTTCAACCTATTAATAAAGCATCTTCGGTTCTGCTTCCAGACTCATTTATACTATTTATTACAAAATACAAagattcggatcatgacaatgtTTAATTCTAGTTCTAGATGTTATTTTTCCATTATAAAGTGATTCAGCTATTGGACCAAACACAATAATACAATAAtgatagaaagaaagaaaaataatgataGAAAAACGACAGTGTTATTCAACTCCCTCTTTTCCACCTTCGTATTCACTTCCGTACAATCTAAATCCCATATTTGGAGAATGATGAACCCCACTTATACTTGAATGTGAATTTAAATTCAGATGTGTGGTTAAGATTGCAGGGAGGTGAATAGGGAGATGGAAAAGAGGAAGTTGAATAGCATTTTCCAAAATGTTTGGCCAAGTACGTATGATTATCCTCAGCTCACCAGGCTGGACTAATTTTGGCTGAAACTTTGACTTGACAAACAGTCTCTTTGGGTCATTTTGGCTTTGCCGAACACCGTGGGGCTAATGAGAGAAATAGTGAGTCATGGGATGGGGTTATAACCCATTACGTTCAGTCTCTTGTCTCCACACGATAATCTAATATCTTATCGAGTTTCAATGGCTTCCCTTCCCCGTACTCCCaaccatttctcttcttcttcttcttctattacaTTTACACATGCAAAATATGTCTCGTTCGACTCCTCcacttcttcttattcttatctCCTCCTAGATTCTTCCCTCCCAGGTTTGATTCCAAACACCTTTCTGGTTTATTGTTCGTCTTAACTAATTTACAATTCAGTTTTAGATGTTTGCTTAACTGGGATTGAAATGATAAGCATTTGATTTTAGAAATTGATCTCAACAATTTCCCCCATTTCTGTAGCATGCAGTCTCAACACTATCCCccatttctttatttttggtgTTTTGCAAAAAAAGAAATCGAGAAAACTCACATATATTCCTTAATGTCATTGTTTATGTCATTTGAATGGGCATTTCGAATCCTTTAAGTTTTGCAGATTGTACTTTTTATCTGAATTTTTGGAAATTAGTCTAGCATATCTGGTTTTGATTCACAGAAATGGTGTACAGTGTATGCTACTCTAAACGCCTCCTAACATGGCTTCAAATTGATTCCAGGTAACAAGTTTTGCACCCACCCATACTAATATGGCATCTGCTGCATATTCAATCTACTTATCCTATGACAAGAAAGTTCTTGCTCGTATTGAGTCCTTACCTAAAAGCGATGGAAGGTTTCTACAAAAGGGGACCTGGAACCAGCACAGGTTATTTAAGATGAAATATAGGCCTAATAGGTTAGTTTCTAGAATCCCGAAGCAGGCAAGATCATTCAAAACCTATTTGCAGTGTAAGACTAGAGATTTGCATCTCTCCTTGGATGGAGAGGAAGATACTGCTTCGGATTCTACTGTCACAATTGGTGAACACTGTTCTGAGGTACACAATAAATTGTATTTCTCTTGGTATATCGAGCTCAAGATGTTATAGGTTTAACAAAAATTTGAAGCACTCACTTCTTTTTTTGTTGAAAATGTAGGTGAACGAAGTTGATGTTTGGGGTTCAGTGCTGTCACATCTTACCAAGCATTTGAAGCAAACGCAGGTCACGGTAGCAGCTGGTGTACTTGCATGCATATTCTTACTTGTTCCAACTGCTGATGCTGTTGACGCACTAAAGACATGTGGTTGTTTACTGAAAGAGTGCAGGTAATTCGTCCGAACTTATCATATAAGGAATTGAGTACCATGCATCACTATTAATCTGACTTTAGTATTTTACCCTCAATTTCTTAAGACAGCAAGTTTGAGGCATGTTTCTGAGATTAGTTGGAACGGTATTACTAACATAATGTTTTTTTCGCCTGCATCCATGTGGGTAATTTCCACAAACCAACCAGAGTTTTCCACGTGATTTTGAAATGTAGAATTTTTTGCATAGAGTGTTATATGCAATTCCATGTCTAAGAAGAAACATTGCTTCATCTTTTCTGGACGGTCATCTTTACTCTCTTTGTTTCAGGGTGGAACTAGCCAAGTGTATAGCAAACCCATCTTGTGCAGCCAATGTTGCATGTCTGCAGACATGTAATAATCGGCCCGATGAGACCGAATGCCAGGTTATTTGAGTTTACTTTCTGAAGTCATTCAAGTGActacttaatgttcaagtatttagGAGACTGATTTGTGGTTTGACTGTTTAAGCCCTTGTATTCTTGCAGATCAAATGTGGTGATTTGTTTGAGAACAGAGTTGTGGATGAGTTCAATGAATGTGCCGTCTCTCGTAAGAAATGTGTTCCACAAAAGTCAGATGTTGGTGAATTCCCAGTACCAGATCCTTCAGCACTTGTCAAAAAATTTAACATTGAAGATTTCACTGGGAAATGGTACATCACCAGTGGTTTGAATCCCACTTTTGATGCTTTTGATTGCCAATTACACGATTTCCACATGGAGGCCAACAAACTTGTAGGCAATTTATCATGGAGGATACGAACTCCTGATGGTGGCTTCTTTACTCGAACAGCTGTACAAAAATTTGTGCAGGATCCTGTACAGCCTGGGATACTTTACAATCATGACAACGAGTTCCTACACTACCAAGATGACTGGTTTGTTTATTTTGCTCTTAAAAACCTCCAGTTTTTTTTTCATGCCTGATACATATGGATAGACTATAGATATAGAGTTCCTATCCTTAGTCTTAGATCATTTTTATCTTTCTCTGCGCATGTTTAAAATTATATGTGGAGACCAGATGGaaatgattcttctaagtcatccTCCCTAGAGAAGGCCATTGTTTTACTAGTTTTAACCCTTCGCAAATGATCTCTAACGTATGCTTAACCATGCATTTTGCTGTTGTTGAACCGGCGTTCGTATCCCAAACTTTTGGAGCAATTTCGTTCCTAcaaggatgggttgatcttaaaattaaaaaatagtCCAAAGTCATTTCCTTGCGGATTCTATGAGCTAATGAAAGAGTCAGAAAACAAGATATACTGTCTTACCAACCTATTACATTTCAGCAACTCACTTACAATTAATCTGCCAGACGCTTAAGATGCATTAACCTTATTGACCTCATTGGGTTGCTTTCTGCAGGTACATTTTGTCATCCAAGATAGAGAATAATGCAGATGACTACGTATTTGTATACTATCGTGGTAGGAATGATGCATGGGATGGATATGGAGGTGCATTCTTGTACACGAGAAGCTCGGTTTTACCTGATAGCATAGTCCCCGAAATAGAAAGAGCAACAAAAAGTGTAGGGCGGGATTTTAGCACATTCATTAAAACAGATAACACTTGTGGGCCTGAACCTCCTCTAGTCGAAAGAATAGAAAAGACTGTAGAAGAAGGAGAAAGGACTATTGTAAGAGAGGTAGAGGAGATTGAAGGAGAGATTGTAAATGAAGTAGAGAAGGTTGAAAGAACCGAAAGGACACTATTGGAGAGGCTATTTGAAGGGTTCAAAGAACTCAAACAAGACGAAGAGAACCTCCTGAGAGGACTTAGTGAAGAAGAGATGGCAATTTTAAATGATTTGAAGATGGAGGCAAATGAGGTTGAGAAACTCTTTGGACAGGCACTACCTCTGAGGAAGTTAAGGTAAATGGCTACTTAGTACAATCAAAATATGCTTATTTGATCTCAGTCAgaaagagttttcaaagcttCCGAGGCTGAAAATAACATAGCAGTTCCGACAAAAACCGAGAGAAAGTGCACTGAAATTTTGCATTCTGTATGGAATAATACGTATCTGTGCAAGAATACTGGAGCCTTCCATCTGTGGAACCTCGTTCCTCCTGCTTTTACCACACTAGCTACTTAAGTTTGATACAATATATGGATTATACGGTGAATACTAAATTACCAATAGTTCCTCTCAGGCCTATATTCTGACCTGAAAAGATTTGCGTAAAATGTCAATTGGAAATTAATTTGTGCAATTATTTCTTATAGTATAAATTCCATTTGTTctgagttttttattttcttttttatgatCTCTGTTGTTCCAAAAGTGTACAAGCATATCACATACTTTGCAAAGGTTTTACATTTGCATTCTGGTGTTTATTTTGTTTCCCTATAATCGAGCTTGTGGTGATGATTTGAGTTGACTTGACTTGACTTGGTAACTAAAATTTGGATAATTTTAGTGGTTTAACCTTTTACTATCTATTGTTCCTCCTAACATATAAATGAGCCATGATACAACACTCGACACTCGACCCTTCTACTTCCTTCTCATTAGTACTGACCTAATATCACAACAATTACCAAAACGTCCCAATATATAGATGATTTCAAAAGTATCTACATTGATTTTTAAACTATCCGGTGGTGGGGAAGTCCAATGATGATTATGCCCTACATAATGACTATGACGAAATGTATGAACAATATCAGCCAGATAACAAAAAAGTGGATGTAAGAGGGCGTTAGGATTGCAACAATGCTACATTCACCGGGCATGAATCCCGTGAATGCTATCGCGAGAGACCAATGTAGTCGAtctcggccatctcggccgagaTCTCGGCGGAATTTTCGTGTTCGGCTAAGTGGGCAGGGAAAGTTAGGATCACGGTAGAACGGAATTGGGACGGAAATCTCGGCTGTCTCGGCCGAGAACAAGCCGAGATGAGTCATCTGAGATGAGGGCCGTTCTGTAATTTCAGTGCAATTAAATCCCTAAAAGCCTAGAAACTCGTATTTTTCATCGCCTCTCTCTCAGATTCATCCCACCATGTGTATTTCATAATCTTGGTAGAGCTTCCGTGTTCAGTCCGTATCATACAGTAATTGAGGTACGTGATTAGCCTGTAACTCCATCACCATCTTTCTTAAAATggcaagaaaatgaaaatgaactTTATAGGGGCGACACAAAAGGCAGCCCGGTCAACGTAGCACTACTCCAtatattgtttcttttttgaaaaTGAACTTTATATCCTGGCATATTTAGGGGCGACCCCGAAAAaattaggggcgacacaaaaGGCAAAATAGGATCATCCAAACGTAAAATGTAGTTATTCCTTATCTCCCCTTTTTTTAATGGCCAAACTACCCTTCGCAATCGGTTGATAATTTTACAATGGGGAAATTAATCTACAATCGGGAGTCAATTTAGTTTATAtaacttccgaatataaagtatccccaaaataaaatcctttatcttttgaattttgattatcctataatcggtagtaaataaagttagcTTGACCCCCGATTAAATTAGACCTTTGGCAAAAATGTTACCATATCGGTAGTCAatttagttcatataactaccgaatatagagtcgccccaaaatgagatttagcCAAAATTTAGCCAAAAtcctctattttttgaattttggttgagcctataatcggtaggaaatgaagttatcctgacttccgattatacaataTACCTCTTTGCTgaaatcctaccataatcggtaatCAATTTAGTTCATATATttaccgaatatagagtagccccaaaatgagattttgccaaaatcccctattttttgaattttggctgagcctataatcggtagggaATGAAGTTctcctgacttccgattatacagtggcGCTCTCTGCAAATATCCAACCATATTCGGTAGTcaaaatagttcatataactaccgaatatagagtcgccccaaaatgagattttgccaaaatcatctattttttgaattttggttgaacctataatcggtagtaaatgaagttatcctgacttccgattatacagtggcTCTCTTTGCTgaaatcctaccataatcggtagtcaagatagttcatataactaccgaatatagagtagccccaaaatgagattttgcaaaagtcctctatttttttattttggttgagcctataatcggtagtcaaaatagttcatataactactgaATATAGAGTTGTCccaaaaatgagattttgcaatcggtagataaaaaaaactaaactaccgattatgaagggacatataagtattttttaacctattttgtcttattatgtcgtccctaattctttcagggtcGCCCCTAAAGACGCCAGGCTTTATATCTGTACTTCCAAATATGCCAAATGGTTGCAATAATTCTATGTAAAGAAGGAGTATCCGAATTAAAATTAATGATGGAATCAATTGTCCAACAAGTAATCCAGTCCTGAAGATGagtaagatgattttgcaataatTCTATGTAAAAAAGGAGTATCCAAATTAAAATTAGTGATGGAATCAATTGTCCAACAAATAATCCAGTCCTGAAGATGAGTATGATGATATGGTAAACTGGCTTTCCATATAGTTGTACCAAAAGGGAAAGAGAGGAATAAATGGATCATATCTTATATCTCATGAGTATTGCAGAGAGTACAAGTAATATCATTGATAATTGTACTATGTAAATTGTCCTTAACAGGTAGAGCATTATGTATAACTTCCACATAAAAATCTGCAACTTAAAAGGTATTTTTAACTTTCAAATTTCAACCAAAAAGAAAGAAGGTGTCGATAGAGAGCTAATGCTGCATAGGTGATGATAAATTGAAGATGTTGTGAGATGACCAGTTATAGTGGGTGGCCATTTTGAAATATCTTTAGAATGTATATTTAAAGTGAAAACGCGGAGGTATAACAGCCACACCTAACATTTCGTtctgcaatctgtatggactatactccaatataattccgagagcaccaacttaaaagtgagactcaatgaaaaaagatatcaaagagctttatctctttctcaatacaatcagtaaatcaactagatagaaatctgtgagactgattgatatgagaataactcggatggtaccaatgtccgagtgtcaatcaagttttatcctaTAAGCAAGGTAGGATTTATCAATtgtgattgaactacgtacaacctgtgatatttcaattatataaacaaatatagtgcggaaaagaaataacacattgttgatggtggtttttgaacaaagggtaaaaccgtaaaacctcacgtatagcatgacgtcaccagtgacgctagcacatttattagaacatttaacgcgcttatgtaAAAATCACCAGGGTacccctttttcaaatactaaattagggtttcgatgcgcgaaaccctaaattcacacataccgcgcaaccattacgcaaaaagcatggcaaacatgccaaatgcacgcaccgtgcaatcatcacgcagaacatagcaattgcacgtaccgtgcaatcactgcgcaaaagcatggcaatcatgccactcacacatgtcacgcaacatgccaaatgcacgctccgtgcaatcatcgcgcagaacatagcaattgcacgtatcgtgcaatcactgcgcaaaagcatggcaatcatgccactcacacatgtcacgcaacatgccaaatgcacgtatcgtgcaaacatcgcgcaaaacatagcaattgcatgtaccgtgcaatcattgcgcaaaagcatggcaaacatgccaaatgcacgcatcgtgcactcatcacacaaaacatagcaattgcatgtaccatgcaatcattgtgcaaaatatggcaaccatgccaaaactacaaATAACGCGCAACCGTTGTGCTAA comes from Papaver somniferum cultivar HN1 chromosome 7, ASM357369v1, whole genome shotgun sequence and encodes:
- the LOC113296739 gene encoding violaxanthin de-epoxidase, chloroplastic-like produces the protein MASAAYSIYLSYDKKVLARIESLPKSDGRFLQKGTWNQHRLFKMKYRPNRLVSRIPKQARSFKTYLQCKTRDLHLSLDGEEDTASDSTVTIGEHCSEVNEVDVWGSVLSHLTKHLKQTQVTVAAGVLACIFLLVPTADAVDALKTCGCLLKECRVELAKCIANPSCAANVACLQTCNNRPDETECQIKCGDLFENRVVDEFNECAVSRKKCVPQKSDVGEFPVPDPSALVKKFNIEDFTGKWYITSGLNPTFDAFDCQLHDFHMEANKLVGNLSWRIRTPDGGFFTRTAVQKFVQDPVQPGILYNHDNEFLHYQDDWYILSSKIENNADDYVFVYYRGRNDAWDGYGGAFLYTRSSVLPDSIVPEIERATKSVGRDFSTFIKTDNTCGPEPPLVERIEKTVEEGERTIVREVEEIEGEIVNEVEKVERTERTLLERLFEGFKELKQDEENLLRGLSEEEMAILNDLKMEANEVEKLFGQALPLRKLR